Proteins found in one Acidimicrobiia bacterium genomic segment:
- a CDS encoding HAD family hydrolase: MAQVFDAVSLDVGGVLVVPDHGRLASALTHAGVAYDIKRFGVGHYLAMAAMDEAASGPEVFTDYLAGFVAAVGVAQADRLVARDALLAVLSTSLWCQPVPGSRDGLRALAAAGLRLAVTSNSDGTVADHLRRHEWLQVGDGPGVSVEVVTDSGTLGVAKPDARVFEATIGALDLPAGRILHIGDGVLYDVHGGAAVGMQVAHMDPFGVCASTDHRHIRTLGEVLD, from the coding sequence ATGGCTCAAGTCTTCGACGCGGTCAGCCTCGATGTGGGCGGTGTGCTGGTGGTGCCCGACCACGGCCGTCTGGCGAGCGCCCTCACCCACGCCGGGGTGGCCTACGACATCAAACGCTTCGGGGTGGGCCACTATCTAGCCATGGCCGCCATGGATGAGGCCGCCTCCGGCCCCGAGGTGTTCACCGACTACCTCGCCGGATTCGTGGCGGCGGTGGGCGTGGCCCAGGCCGATCGCCTCGTGGCCCGCGATGCGCTGCTGGCGGTGCTGTCCACCTCGCTGTGGTGCCAACCGGTGCCGGGGTCGCGCGACGGGCTGCGGGCATTGGCGGCGGCCGGCCTCCGGTTGGCGGTCACCTCGAACAGTGATGGCACGGTGGCCGACCACCTGCGTCGTCACGAGTGGCTGCAGGTGGGCGACGGGCCGGGGGTGTCGGTGGAAGTGGTGACCGACTCGGGCACCTTGGGCGTGGCCAAACCCGATGCCCGGGTGTTCGAGGCCACTATCGGTGCGCTCGATCTTCCGGCCGGGCGGATCCTCCACATCGGCGACGGGGTGCTCTACGACGTGCACGGCGGTGCCGCCGTGGGGATGCAGGTGGCCCACATGGACCCTTTCGGGGTGTGCGCGTCCACCGATCACCGCCACATCCGCACGCTCGGTGAGGTGCTCGATTGA
- a CDS encoding PaaX domain-containing protein, C- domain protein, protein MSSSSNNGTPLTARSVLASVLLGTHPPWLPTGRLVRTTALFGISEGTTRTALSRMVKAGEAVAQKGGYRLHGPLVARQVRQIASRRATTRAWDGTWELITINPAPPRPAADRAGLRHALRAHRLVELGHGVWGRPDNLDPRRAPDAATIIQRWCTRWGGAHPLPPPRAEALFALKAWSRQSRALRSDMARALPRLEAGRPGALAAGFVTSAAVLRHLQADPLLPDRLLPRHWPGVALRADYDRYDKAYRALLQRWFRAAR, encoded by the coding sequence ATGTCGTCATCTAGTAATAACGGTACGCCCCTCACCGCCCGATCCGTGCTCGCCTCGGTGCTGCTCGGCACCCACCCTCCCTGGCTACCGACCGGGCGACTCGTGCGCACGACGGCGTTGTTCGGCATCTCCGAGGGAACGACCCGCACGGCACTGTCGCGCATGGTGAAAGCGGGCGAAGCCGTGGCGCAGAAGGGTGGCTACCGCCTCCACGGTCCGCTCGTGGCCCGTCAGGTCCGCCAGATCGCCAGCCGCCGGGCCACCACCCGAGCGTGGGACGGCACCTGGGAACTCATCACCATCAACCCGGCCCCGCCTCGCCCCGCCGCCGACCGGGCGGGCTTGCGCCACGCGCTCCGCGCCCACCGACTGGTGGAACTTGGCCACGGCGTATGGGGCCGCCCCGACAACCTCGACCCCCGACGCGCTCCTGATGCCGCCACCATCATCCAGCGGTGGTGCACCCGTTGGGGCGGAGCGCACCCGCTGCCGCCGCCCCGGGCCGAGGCCCTGTTTGCCCTGAAGGCCTGGTCGCGTCAGTCCCGCGCTTTGCGCTCCGACATGGCCCGGGCCCTCCCCCGGCTTGAGGCGGGCCGACCCGGGGCACTCGCGGCGGGCTTCGTTACCTCCGCCGCCGTCCTGCGCCACCTGCAGGCTGATCCGCTCCTGCCCGACCGCCTCCTACCGCGCCACTGGCCCGGCGTTGCGCTGCGCGCCGACTACGACCGCTACGACAAGGCCTACCGCGCGTTGCTACAGAGATGGTTCCGAGCGGCCCGCTGA